The genomic region GCCGAGGGCGCCGACGTACGGCTGATCATCGCGGGCGACGGCGATCTGCGCGACGAGCTTCGCCGGCGCGCGGCGCCCGCCGGCCGCGCGATCGTCCTCGTCGGCAACCGCCGCCAGGACGAGATCGCGCGGCTCTCGGCGGCCGCCGACGCGATTGCCGTCCCGTCGGTGCGCGACGACGCGGGCAACGTCGACGGCCTGCCGAACTTCGCGCTGGAAGCGCTCGCGTCGGCGACGCCGGTCGTCGCGACGACGGCGGGCGGCCTCGGCCAGCTCATCCGGCCGGGCCGCACCGGCCTGCTCGTGCCCGAGCGCGATCCGGCGGCGCTCCGCGACGCGCTCCGCCACCTGCTCGACCAGCCCGAGATCGCGCGGGCGATCGGCGCCGCCGCACGGGAAGACGTGGCGAGCCGGTTCGGCTGGCCGCACGTCGCCGAGCGGCTCGAGGCCGCCTACGAGCGGGCCGCGGCGTTCCGTTCCCAGCGGACGGTCTGACGCGTCGCACGCGGCCGATCCGCACGGTTCGAGCGATCGCGCCTGCCCTTGTCGGTGCCTCTGACGGAGTGCTAGTGTGTCCCCCTCATGCGTCCGTCGCAACGCAGTCATGAGTGAGGACTACCGCGAGTTCTATCGCGGACGGCGCGTGCTGATCACGGGGGGCCTGGGATTCATCGGGTCGAATCTGGCGCGCAGTCTCGTCGCGCTCGGTGCCGACGTGCTCGTCGTCGATTCGCTCCTGCCAGACTACGGCGGGAACCTCTTCAATCTCACCGGCGTCGACGATCGGCTGCGGGTCAACATCGCCGACATCCGACAGGGCACGACGATGAACTATCTCGTGCGCGGCCGCGACGTGATCTTCAATCTCGCCGGCCAGGTCAGCCACATCGACAGCATGCGGGATCCGCACACGGACCTGGACATCAACTGCCGCAGCCAGCTCACGCTGCTCGAGGCGTGCCGGCAGCACAATCCGGAGACGAAGGTCGTGTTCGCCGGCACGCGGCAGATCTACGGCAAGCCGGCCCGCCTGCCGGTGGACGAGACGCATCTCGTTCGACCGACCGACGTGAACGGGATCAACAAGGCCGCGGGCGAGAACTACCACATCGTCTACAACGACGTCTTCGGCGTCCGCGCCTGCTCGCTGCGGCTGACCAACGTCTACGGCCCGCGGCAGCTCATCCGGCACAATCGCCAGGGCTTCATCGGGTGGTTCATCCGCCTGGCGATCGAGGACCGGGAGATTCAGGTGTACGGCGACGGCTCCCAGGTGCGCGACTTCGTGTACGTCGACGACGTCTGCGACGCGTTCCTGCGGGCCGGGCACTGCGACGACTGCAACGGCGACGTGTTCAACGTCGGCGGGCTGCAGCCGATTGCGCACCGCGATCTCGTGCGTCTGCTGATCGATCGCGCGGGCACCGGGCGCGTGCGCTTCGTCCCCTGGCCGGAAGACAAGCGGCGCATCGACATCGGCTCGTTCTATTCGGACTCGTCGAAGTTCTCGACGGCGACGGGCTGGTCGCCCGCGGTGGATCTGTCGACGGGCTTCGATCGCACGCTCGCTTTCTACCGCGCGCATTTCGATCAGTACGTCTCCTCGGACGACCAGTCCGCCGCATGAGCCTTCGGGTGCCATTCCTGTCGCTCGGTCCGGGCCCCGACGCCCGCGACGTGCGCGAGGCGATCGATCGCGTGCTGGCGCGCGGGTGGTTCGTGCTCGGGCCGGAGCTCGAGGCCTTCGAGCAGGAGTTCGCGGCCGTCTCGGGCGCGCGGCATGCCGTGGGCGTCGGCAACGGCACCGACGCGCTGGCGTTGCTGCTGCGGGCACTCGGCATCGGACCGGGGCAGGAGGTGATCACGGCGCCGCTGTCGGCGGCGTTCAGCGCGCTCGCCGTGATGATGGCCGGCGCGACGCCGGTGTTCGCCGATATCGACGCCGAGCGGCTCACGCTCGATCCGTCGGCGGTCGACGCGGCCATCACGCCCCGGACCGCCGCGATCATGCCCGTGCACCTGTACGGACAGCCGGCCGACATGACGCGCCTGACGGCGATCGCCGCCCGACATCACCTCGCGATCGTCGAAGACGCCTGTCAGGCGCACCTCGCCACGTCCGGCGGCCGGCCCGTCGGCAGCTTCGGCGCCGGCGGCGCGTTCAGCTTCTACCCGACGAAGAACCTGGCGGCGATTGGCGACGGCGGCGCGATCGTCACCGACGACGCGACCGTGGCCGAGCGGCTGCGGCGCCTGCGCAATGGCGGCCAGGCGGAGCGCTACCGTCACGTGGAATTCGGCGTCAACAGCCGTCTCGACGAACTGCAGGCCGCCGTGCTCCGCGCGCGGCTGCCCGATCTCCCACGCCGCACGGCCCGCCGCCGCGCGCTCGCGGCCCGGTATCGGCGCGCGCTGGCCGGCTCGGCCGTGCGCGTGCCGCCGGAGTGCGATGCCGGCCACGTCTATCACCTGTTTCCCGTCCTCACCGCGGATCGCGACGGGCTGATGGCGCACCTCGCCGAACGCGGCATCGGCACGCTCGTCCATTACCCGCACGCGCTTCCGGATCAGCCGGCGTTCGAGCCCTGCCGGCCGAGCGCGTGTCCCGTGGCGGCGCGCGTCGCCACCGAGGTCTGCTCGCTGCCGCTGCACCCGCAACTGTCCGACGACGATGCCGACGCCGTGGCGCGCGCGGTCACCGAGTGGCGGCCGCAGGCGCGGCGCGCACCCCTACCGTGACGACTCCCGCGGCCATCGGCGCCAGGTCCGCACCCGGCCTGGCCGTCGTCGCCATCCCTCTCGTGCGGTGATGGCTGGACGCGGACGCTGGCGTCTTCGCGTCGAGCGGCTGGAGGCCTGGATCAGCCGCCGCGCCTCACGACTGATCCTCGCTGCCGGAGCGCTGATGCTCGTGACGTACATCGGCGCGCTCACGGCTTCCCATCGGCACGACGGCCGGGCGGTGTTCGGCGACGCGACGCACATGTTCGTGCAGCTTCGTTCGCTCGTGTTCGATCGCGATCTCGACTTCCACGACGAATACGTCCGCATCTACGGCCTCGATGCCGAGACGCCGGAGACCGACTGGATCTACTCGCAGCGGACGACGACCGGGCACGTCCGCAACTACATGCCGGTCGGCCCGGCGCTGCTCTGGATGCCGCTCTACGTGCTGTTCGCGCTGGCGGCGCTCGCGGCCCATGCCGCCGGGCTCACGTCGTCGGCGCCGGATGGCTACGAGTTCGCGCTGCAGCTCGCACCCGGCATCAGCGGCGTCGCCGCGGCGACCGCGGCGGCGTGGCTCTCGTGGCGGATGGCGCGGCGGTTCGCCGGCGAGGCGAGCGCGGCCGTGGGATTGGCGGCGATCTGGTTCGGATCTCACGCGACCTACTACTCGCTCGTCTCACCCGCGTACTCGCACGCCGCGTCGATGCTGACGTCGGCCGTCTTCTTCGGAACGTGGCTCGCGCGCCGGCACGCGCCCGGCGTACGGCTGTTCGCGGCGCTCGGAGCGCTCGCCGGCGTCTCGACGTTGATGCGATGGCAGGACGTCGTCTTTCTTCTCGTGCCGATCCTCGACGTCGTGCGATGGCGGACGTCGTGGCGGCAGCGGATCGTCGCGTTGGCCGCCACGGCGGGAGCCTGGCTGATCGTCTTCGCCCCGCAGATGCTGATCTGGCGCGTGCTGTACGGCCGGGCGCTGGCGGTGCCGCAGGGGCCGTCGTTCATGCGATGGACGTCGCCGCATCCGATCGACGTGCTGTTCTCGACGAGTCACGGCCTGTTCACCTGGGCGCCGGTGCTCGTCGTCGCGCTCGCCGGTCTCGCCACGTTCGTCCGGCGTACGCCCGGCGTCGGCCTGCCCATCGGCGCGGTGCTCGCGGCGTCGTGGTACGTCAACGCGGCCGTCGCGGACTGGTGGGCCGGCGAGGCGTACGGCGCGCGGCGCTTCCTCTCGCTGTTCCCGCTGTTCGTGCTGGGCACGGCCACGTGGATCCGGCGTCCCGAGGCAGGCCGGACGCCGCTGGCCAGATACGCCGTGCTCGTCGTCCTGACGGCGCTCAACGCGCTCCTGCTGCTACAGTACGAGCTGTTCATGAAAGGGCTCTCCGCGATCGCCCCGTACCCCGGGGGCGGGTTCGACATGTGGCTCGCGCGGTTCGTCGTGCCGTTCCGCTTGATCGCGTACTGGCTGCGCGGCGCATGACCTCGCCCCTTCAGATCTACGACCCGCGCGAGCGTTGGATCGTTCGCGCCGCCGACGTGTGCCTGGCGCCGTTGTCCTGGATGCCGCGCCGCGCCGGCCGCGCCATTCGCCGCGTGCTGCTCATGCGGCTCGAGCGGATCGGCGATCTGCTGATGGCCGGTGACGCGATCGCGCACGCGCAGGCGGCGTGGGCGCCGGCCGAGATCGACCTTGCGGTGGGCAGTTGGAACGCCGCGATCGCCGCGCGCATTCCAGGCATCGCGCGCGTCGTCGTCGCCGACGTGCCCTGGCTGGCGCGAGACGGCCGCGGCGACGGCTGGCCGGCCCTGGTCCGGAAAGCGCGGGCCTGGGGTGACTACGACCTCGTCGTGAACTTCGAGCCCGATATCCGCAGCAACATCCTGGCCTGGATGACGGGCGCGCCCGTGCGCGTCGGATACGACAGCGGCGGCGGCGGAGCGCTCCTGACCGATGCGGCGCCGTACGACGCCGCGGCTCACGTCGCCACGAACGCCGGGCGGCTCATCGCACGAGCGGCCAGGGCGGCGAACATCGCGGCGCCGCTCCGATCGGCGTCGCTTCGGCTCGGCGTGCCGGAGGAGGCGGCGCGCAACGTGCGTGAGCGGCTGGCGGCGGCGCGCGGGCCGCTCGTCGGCGTGCACGCCAGCGGCGGCCGCGAATCGAAGCAGTGGCACCTCGATCGATTCGCCGCAACGGCGCGCGCGATCTCGCGGCAGCGCGGCGCGACCATCGTGCTCACCGGCACGGCCGCCGACCGGCCGCTCGTCGACGCGGTCATCCGCCAGCTCGGCGACGTGCCGGCGATCGATCTGTGCGGATGTCTCGACCTGCTGGAGTTGATGGCGCTCGTCCGCGCGCTCGACGTGCTCGTCACCGGCGACACCGGGCCGATGCACCTCGCGGCCGCCGTTGGCACGCCCGTCGTCGCGCTCTTCGGGCCGTCGAACCCGGCCCGGTATGGGCCGATCGGCTCGGGGCATCGCATCGTGCGCGTGGATCTGCCGTGCAGTCCGTGCGGCCGCGTGCGGCGGCCGCCCGAGCGCTGCCGCGGCCACGTGCCGGACTGCATGGACGCGATCTCGATCGACAGCGTGGTCGACGCCGCGCTGGCGATCCTCGACGAGCGCTCCCCGCGCGCGGTCAACGCCGCCCCGTAGCTCGCGGATGTCGACGACGATCTCCTGCGTGGGCCCGACCGGCGCCTCGGTGACGACGTCGCTCGACGCGCTGCTGACGCCGGCGCGCCGCGTGGTCGCGCGCGACGAGGCTCGACGCTGGATCAAGCGCCTGCGGCACGTGCCGTTCGACGCCGCGACGATGCGCGAGCGCTTCACGTACCGCGGCGACTCGCTCTGGTGGTTCACGGAGCTGTACCTGCACAAGATGCGGCACCTCGAGCGCGCGGCCGGCGCCGTGATCGCGCTCGACGCCGCGATCGCCGACTTCGCGCCGGCGTCGATCACGGTCGAGACGTCCAGCCGAGTCGTTCGCGATGCGGCGCGCGCCGTCGCGCGTGCTCGAGGCGTGCCCGTGAAGGTCACGGGACGGCGCGCGCGGGAACGCAGCGCACGTTCGTTCAGCGTGCTCACGGCCTGGGCGGCGCGCCTCTCGCGCTTGCGATCGGCGGTGCGCCGGCGAGGGCCGCGGCCGGAGATCGCCGCCTTCGTCCACACGGCGTTCTGGCGCCCGCCGGCCGGCGCGGCCGGCCCGGCACAGGAGGCGTACATCGGCCCCGTGCTGGCGGAGCTGACGAGCCGGCTCGGGCCGGGCCACGTGGCCCATGTCGGCGTCGGCCCGCGTCGAAACTTCCGCGCGCGGCGCTGGTGGGATCCGCTGCTCGGCCGCGGCGCCGACGATCGCCTGCTGCCGATCGAGACGCTCGCACCCGGCCGCGCCATCGCCGGATCGATCGCGCTCTGGCAGCGACGGCACGAGATGGCGGCCGCGCTGACCCGTGGGGACGGCATTCGTGCGGCGGCCGAGTTCCGCGGGTGCGATCTCTGGCCGGTGCTCGAGACCGAGCTGCAGCACACCGCGCTGCTGCAATGGCCATGGGCCGCGCGCGCGATGGACGAGGCCGGCGCGGCGGTGGAGACGCTCGAGCCTGGGCTCGTGCTCACGTACGCCGAAGCGGGCGGCTGGGGCCGCGCCCTCGTCCTCGAAGCCCGCCGGCGCGGCGTGCCGTCGGTGGGCATCCAGCACGGCTTCATCTATCACCACTGGCTCAACTACCTGCACGAGCCGGACGAGTGGGCGCCGGCCGGATCCGATCGAGGTGTGCCGGCGCCCGATCGCACGCTGGTGTTCGATCGGTACGCGGCCGAGCATCTGCACGAAGCGGGCGGCTTCCCGAGCGATGCCGTGGTCGTCACCGGCAGCGCGCGGCTCGATGCGATGGCGCCGCGCATCGCGTCGGTCACCGAGGAGGCGCGCCGAGCGATCCGAACGACGTTCGGCGCCACGGCGGACACGGGGTTGGCGGTGCTGGCCGCGAAGTTTTCGGAGGTGCAGCCATCGCTTCCGGCGCTCGTGTCGGCCGTGGCATCGCTGCCGGCCGTTCGACTGGTGATCAAGCCGCATCCGGCCGAGACGCCCGACGTCTACCGTCCGTTCGTCGACGGAATCGCGAACGCCGCAATCGCGGGGCCGGACGCCGACCTGGCGGCGATGCTGGCGGCGGCCGACGTGCTCGTCACCATGAACTCGACGGTCGCGATCGACGCCATGGTGCTCGGCCTTCCGGCGCTGGTGATCGGCGCGCCGAGCAACCTCACGCCGTTCGTCGAGGCCGGCGTGATGGCGGGCGCGGCGGACGCCGAGATCGGGCCGGTCCTCGAACGGGTGCTGTATGATCGACGCGTCCGTGAGGGCCTGCGTCAGCGGGCCGCCGCCTTCGTCGATCGCTACGCGATGCGCCCCGGCGGGCGCGCCGCGGCGCGGGCCGCGGACGCGATCCTGGCGCTCCTGAACAGCCGACGCCACCCGAACGACACGCGAGAGGTTCCGCAGATCGTATGAACGCACTGCTCACCGGCGGCGCCGGCTTCATCGGCTCCTATCTGGCCGACGTCCTGCTCGCGCAGGGCCACCACGTCGCCGTGATCGACGACCTGTCCACCGGCTCGATGGCCAACATCGCCCATCTGAAGGGGCGCGCGGGGTTCACCTACGTCATCGACTCGATCATGAACGAGCCGCTGACCGCCGAGCTCATCGACGCAGCGGACGTCGTCTTCCACCTCGCGGCGGCCGTCGGCGTGAAGCTGATCGTCGACGCGCCCGTCCGCACGATCGAGACGAACGTGCACGGCACCGAGGTCGTGCTGAAGCACGCGAGCAAGAAAGGCAAGCTCGTCGTCGTCTTCTCCACGTCCGAGGTGTACGGCAAGAGCACGGCGGTGCCGTTTCACGAGGACGCCGATCTCGTCATGGGGCCGACGCCGAAGCACCGCTGGGCCTATGCCTGCAGCAAGGCGATCGACGAGTTCCTCGCGCTCGCGTACTACCGGGAGCGGAAGCTGCCGGTGATCGTGGTTCGGCTGTTCAACACGGTCGGCCCGCGGCAGACGGGCCGCTACGGGATGGTCATCCCGACGTTCGTGCGGCAGGCGCTCGGCGGCGCGCCGATCACCGTTTACGGCGACGGCCGGCAGACGCGATCCTTCGCCTACGTCGGCGACGTCGTGGACGGCATCGTCCGTCTGGCGATGGCGCCGCGCGCGGTGGGCCAGGTGTTCAACGTGGGCAACACGGAGGAGGTCTCGATCCTCGACCTGGCCCGGCGCGTGAAGGCGATGACGCGGAGCGCGTCCGAGATCGTGTTCGTGCCGTACGACGAGGCCTACGACGCGGGCTTCGAGGACATGCCCCGCCGCGTGCCCGATCTCGGCCGGATCCAGGCGCTCGTCGGGTACCGGCCGGCCACCGACCTCGAGACCATTCTCGCGCGCGTGATCGAGCACGCGCACGCGACGCTCGAGCCGGCCCATCGGGGATAATCAGCAGGTGTCCGCCTTGTCGAAGTCCGTGCGGCGCGGGGCGGAGCGGCTCCTGAGCGCGAACGCCAAGCCCGTCCGCCGGCTGCTGCTCGCGACCGGCCGCGACCGCGCGCCCCGGCTGCCGGACATCGTCCAGATCGAGAGCACGAACCTCTGCAACGCCAAGTGCGTCTTCTGCCCGCGCGACGAGATGGAGCGGCGGCAGGGCGTCATGAAGATGGACCTCTTCGAGAAGGTCGTCGACGAGTGCGCCGCTCTGGGCATCACGCACGTGCGCGTCCACAACTACGGCGAGCCGTTCCTCGACAAACAGCTCGTCGCGAAGGTGCGGTACGCGAAGGACCGCGGGATCCCGGAAGTCGGGATGATCAGCAACGGATCGCTCATCACCGAGGACATCGCGCGCGCGATGATCGACGCGGGCCTCGACGCGATCAACATCAGCGTGGACGCGGCGGGCAAGGAGACGTTCGAGCGCACACGGGTCCACCTCAAGTACGACGCGGTGATCGGCAACATCCAGACGCTGGCGCGGCTGCGGACCGAGCTCGGCAAGACGCGGCCCCGGCTGATCCTCTCGTTCGTCCGGCAGGGGAACTCGGCCGACGAATCGGCGTTCATCCAGGAGTGGAGCCGGATCGCCGACAAGATCCACATCACCGACCTGCACAACTGGGCCGGCACGCTGCACACGCGCTCGGACGTGCGGTTCCCCTGCTACCGCCTCTGGCAGACGTTCACCGTCCTCTGGGACGGGCGCGTCTCGCTCTGCTGCGCCGACTTCGACGGCCGGCACGTGCTCGGGGACCTGCGCACGCAGTCGATCGCGGACGTCTGGAATTCGCCCGTGTATCGCGAGGTCAGGCGGCAGCATCTCGAAAGCGGCGGCCCCGAGATCTGCCGCTCGTGCGATCTGCCGAAGAAGGACTCGCCGCTCTGGATCACGCGGCTCGTCTGAGTGGGGGCGCTCCATGATCAGCAGGGTGATTCGTCGGACGTTCGGCCGGACAGCGCGTCGGAGGAACGGGCGCGTCGGAACCGTCATTCGCGGTCTGCTCGTGGCGACGGCCGTGCTCGCGGCCACCGGGGCGAACGCGCAAGAGCGGAAGCTGGCGCTCGAGTTCGCCGCTGACGGCACCGTGACGCTCGCGGCCAACGGCGTCAGCGTCCGCGACATCATCGCGGAGTGGCGGCGGCTCTGCGGCTGCCATGTCGTCAACGGCGACCGCCTCTCGCCGGCGATCGTCCCCGTGCCGCTCGAGTTCGTCCACGTGCCCCAGGCCCGGGTCCTCGAAGCGTTGCTGCGCCAGGCGACCGGCTACGCGTTGACGCCGCGCCGCGCCGGCCATGCCGGCGTCTCGCAGTTCGAGACGATCTACATCGTGGCCTCCAGCCAGACGTCGGCCGTCGGCGCGCCGCCGCCGTTCACGCCGGTCGTGCGGCCGGCGCCCATCATCCCGACGCCGGGCTCGCCCGACGACGAGATCCCGCCGGTGCAGCCCGGGCTG from Acidobacteriota bacterium harbors:
- a CDS encoding glycosyltransferase family 9 protein is translated as MTSPLQIYDPRERWIVRAADVCLAPLSWMPRRAGRAIRRVLLMRLERIGDLLMAGDAIAHAQAAWAPAEIDLAVGSWNAAIAARIPGIARVVVADVPWLARDGRGDGWPALVRKARAWGDYDLVVNFEPDIRSNILAWMTGAPVRVGYDSGGGGALLTDAAPYDAAAHVATNAGRLIARAARAANIAAPLRSASLRLGVPEEAARNVRERLAAARGPLVGVHASGGRESKQWHLDRFAATARAISRQRGATIVLTGTAADRPLVDAVIRQLGDVPAIDLCGCLDLLELMALVRALDVLVTGDTGPMHLAAAVGTPVVALFGPSNPARYGPIGSGHRIVRVDLPCSPCGRVRRPPERCRGHVPDCMDAISIDSVVDAALAILDERSPRAVNAAP
- a CDS encoding radical SAM protein — translated: MSALSKSVRRGAERLLSANAKPVRRLLLATGRDRAPRLPDIVQIESTNLCNAKCVFCPRDEMERRQGVMKMDLFEKVVDECAALGITHVRVHNYGEPFLDKQLVAKVRYAKDRGIPEVGMISNGSLITEDIARAMIDAGLDAINISVDAAGKETFERTRVHLKYDAVIGNIQTLARLRTELGKTRPRLILSFVRQGNSADESAFIQEWSRIADKIHITDLHNWAGTLHTRSDVRFPCYRLWQTFTVLWDGRVSLCCADFDGRHVLGDLRTQSIADVWNSPVYREVRRQHLESGGPEICRSCDLPKKDSPLWITRLV
- a CDS encoding GDP-mannose 4,6-dehydratase, yielding MNALLTGGAGFIGSYLADVLLAQGHHVAVIDDLSTGSMANIAHLKGRAGFTYVIDSIMNEPLTAELIDAADVVFHLAAAVGVKLIVDAPVRTIETNVHGTEVVLKHASKKGKLVVVFSTSEVYGKSTAVPFHEDADLVMGPTPKHRWAYACSKAIDEFLALAYYRERKLPVIVVRLFNTVGPRQTGRYGMVIPTFVRQALGGAPITVYGDGRQTRSFAYVGDVVDGIVRLAMAPRAVGQVFNVGNTEEVSILDLARRVKAMTRSASEIVFVPYDEAYDAGFEDMPRRVPDLGRIQALVGYRPATDLETILARVIEHAHATLEPAHRG
- a CDS encoding DegT/DnrJ/EryC1/StrS family aminotransferase, translated to MSLRVPFLSLGPGPDARDVREAIDRVLARGWFVLGPELEAFEQEFAAVSGARHAVGVGNGTDALALLLRALGIGPGQEVITAPLSAAFSALAVMMAGATPVFADIDAERLTLDPSAVDAAITPRTAAIMPVHLYGQPADMTRLTAIAARHHLAIVEDACQAHLATSGGRPVGSFGAGGAFSFYPTKNLAAIGDGGAIVTDDATVAERLRRLRNGGQAERYRHVEFGVNSRLDELQAAVLRARLPDLPRRTARRRALAARYRRALAGSAVRVPPECDAGHVYHLFPVLTADRDGLMAHLAERGIGTLVHYPHALPDQPAFEPCRPSACPVAARVATEVCSLPLHPQLSDDDADAVARAVTEWRPQARRAPLP
- a CDS encoding NAD-dependent epimerase/dehydratase family protein, with amino-acid sequence MSEDYREFYRGRRVLITGGLGFIGSNLARSLVALGADVLVVDSLLPDYGGNLFNLTGVDDRLRVNIADIRQGTTMNYLVRGRDVIFNLAGQVSHIDSMRDPHTDLDINCRSQLTLLEACRQHNPETKVVFAGTRQIYGKPARLPVDETHLVRPTDVNGINKAAGENYHIVYNDVFGVRACSLRLTNVYGPRQLIRHNRQGFIGWFIRLAIEDREIQVYGDGSQVRDFVYVDDVCDAFLRAGHCDDCNGDVFNVGGLQPIAHRDLVRLLIDRAGTGRVRFVPWPEDKRRIDIGSFYSDSSKFSTATGWSPAVDLSTGFDRTLAFYRAHFDQYVSSDDQSAA